The Podarcis raffonei isolate rPodRaf1 chromosome 2, rPodRaf1.pri, whole genome shotgun sequence genome window below encodes:
- the ARHGEF3 gene encoding rho guanine nucleotide exchange factor 3 isoform X5 translates to MVAKDYPFYLTVKRANCGLEVQTASISTRETEEPSNKRVRPLSRVTSLASLIPPVRATPLKRFGQTLQRSISFRSDSRPDLLASRPWTRNVPPASTKRRDSKLWSETFDVCVNQMLTSKEIKRQEAIFELSQGEEDLIEDLKLAKKAYHDPMLKLSIMSEQELNQIFGTLDSLIPLHEDLLRRLKEIRKPDGSTDCVGHILVGWLPCLNSYDSYCSNQVAAKTLLDQKKQDHRVQDFLQRCLESPFSRKLDLWNFLDIPRSRLVKYPLLLREILRHTPNDHPDQQHIEEAINIVQGIVAEINKKTGESECQYYKERLIYLDEGQKDSLIDDSRVVCCHGELKNNRGAKLHVFLFQEVLVITRAVTQNEQLCYQLYRQPIPVKDLVLEDLQDGEVRLGGSIRGAFSNNERIKNFFRVSFRKGSQSQSHSLQANDTFNKQQWLNCIRQAKESVSCASSEVRTLDSEDPLLTSSSTSSSRNRIPRQESKLEQMDQSDSGSDCSMDISEISIDCDHMEQTYPWQTDKEIESNV, encoded by the exons GAGCCCAGTAATAAGCGGGTCAGGCCTCTTTCTAGAGTGACATCACTAGCAAGTTTAATTCCTCCTGTTCGAGCAACTCCTTTGAAACGATTCGGTCAGACGCTTCAG cGTTCCATAAGTTTTCGCAGTGACAGTCGGCCAGATCTGCTTGCCTCAAGACCCTGGACTAGAAATGTACCCCCTGCTAGCACCAAGCGAAGAGACAGTAAACTTTGGAGTGAGACCTTTGATGTTTGTGTCAATCAAATGCTGACATCCAAAGAAATCAAGCGGCAAGAG GCAATTTTTGAACTTTCACAAGGAGAAGAAGACTTGATAGAAGACCTGAAGTTAGCAAAGAAG GCTTACCATGACCCAATGCTTAAACTTTCCATAATGTCAGAGCAAGAATTAAACCAAATATTTGGGACACTGGACTCTTTAATTCCTTTACATGAAG ATCTTCTTAGACGGCTAAAAGAAATTAGGAAGCCTGATGGATCTACAGACTGTGTTGGTCACATCCTTGTGGGCTGG tTGCCTTGTCTAAATTCCTATGATAGCTACTGTAGCAACCAGGTAGCTGCCAAAACTTTGCTGGACCAGAAGAAGCAGGATCATCGGGTTCAAGACTTCTTACAGCGTTGTCTAGAGTCACCTTTCAGCCGTAAACTGGACCTGTGGAATTTCCTTGATATCCCAAGAAGCCGTCTAGTGAAGTACCCACTGCTGCTTAGAGAGATTCTGCGACACACGCCAAACGATCATCCAGACCAACAGCACATCGAAGAAGCT attAATATTGTCCAAGGAATAGTGGCAGAAATCAACAAAAAGACGGGTGAATCTGAATGCCAGTATTACAAAGAGAGGCTAATCTATCTCGATGAAGGCCAAAAGGACTCCTTGATAGATGATTCACGTGTCGTGTGCTGTCATGGTGAACTAAAGAACAACCGGGGAGCG AAATTGCATGTGTTTCTCTTCCAAGAAGTACTGGTAATTACTCGAGCTGTTACACAGAATGAACAACTCTGTTACCAATTGTATCGGCAACCCATCCCTGTGAAGGATCTTGTGCTAGAAGACTTGCAAGATGGAGAGGTGCGATTAGGTGGATCCATACGTGGTGCATTTAGCAACAATGAGAGAA TTAAAAACTTCTTTAGAGTCAGCTTCAGAAAGGGATCTCAAAGCCAGTCTCACTCACTGCAAGCAAATGACACCTTCAACAAACAGCAGTGGCTCAACTGTATCCGTCAAGCCAAAGAATCAGTCTCTTGCGCATCAAGCGAAGTCCGGACACTTGATTCCGAAGACCCCTTACTAACATCATCGAGTACATCATCAAGTAGGAATAGAATACCCCGGCAGGAATCTAAGCTTGAGCAAATGGACCAATCAGACAGTGGGTCTGACTGTAGTATGGACATCAGTGAAATCAGCATTGACTGTGACCACATGGAGCAGACATACCCTTGGCAGACTGACAAAGAGATAGAAAGCAATGTCTGA
- the ARHGEF3 gene encoding rho guanine nucleotide exchange factor 3 isoform X8, with amino-acid sequence MCCPRSLQCRMEIRKAREPSNKRVRPLSRVTSLASLIPPVRATPLKRFGQTLQRSISFRSDSRPDLLASRPWTRNVPPASTKRRDSKLWSETFDVCVNQMLTSKEIKRQEAIFELSQGEEDLIEDLKLAKKAYHDPMLKLSIMSEQELNQIFGTLDSLIPLHEDLLRRLKEIRKPDGSTDCVGHILVGWLPCLNSYDSYCSNQVAAKTLLDQKKQDHRVQDFLQRCLESPFSRKLDLWNFLDIPRSRLVKYPLLLREILRHTPNDHPDQQHIEEAINIVQGIVAEINKKTGESECQYYKERLIYLDEGQKDSLIDDSRVVCCHGELKNNRGAKLHVFLFQEVLVITRAVTQNEQLCYQLYRQPIPVKDLVLEDLQDGEVRLGGSIRGAFSNNERIKNFFRVSFRKGSQSQSHSLQANDTFNKQQWLNCIRQAKESVSCASSEVRTLDSEDPLLTSSSTSSSRNRIPRQESKLEQMDQSDSGSDCSMDISEISIDCDHMEQTYPWQTDKEIESNV; translated from the exons ATGTGCTGCCCACGATCTCTTCAATGTCGGATGGAGATTAGGAAAGCAAGG GAGCCCAGTAATAAGCGGGTCAGGCCTCTTTCTAGAGTGACATCACTAGCAAGTTTAATTCCTCCTGTTCGAGCAACTCCTTTGAAACGATTCGGTCAGACGCTTCAG cGTTCCATAAGTTTTCGCAGTGACAGTCGGCCAGATCTGCTTGCCTCAAGACCCTGGACTAGAAATGTACCCCCTGCTAGCACCAAGCGAAGAGACAGTAAACTTTGGAGTGAGACCTTTGATGTTTGTGTCAATCAAATGCTGACATCCAAAGAAATCAAGCGGCAAGAG GCAATTTTTGAACTTTCACAAGGAGAAGAAGACTTGATAGAAGACCTGAAGTTAGCAAAGAAG GCTTACCATGACCCAATGCTTAAACTTTCCATAATGTCAGAGCAAGAATTAAACCAAATATTTGGGACACTGGACTCTTTAATTCCTTTACATGAAG ATCTTCTTAGACGGCTAAAAGAAATTAGGAAGCCTGATGGATCTACAGACTGTGTTGGTCACATCCTTGTGGGCTGG tTGCCTTGTCTAAATTCCTATGATAGCTACTGTAGCAACCAGGTAGCTGCCAAAACTTTGCTGGACCAGAAGAAGCAGGATCATCGGGTTCAAGACTTCTTACAGCGTTGTCTAGAGTCACCTTTCAGCCGTAAACTGGACCTGTGGAATTTCCTTGATATCCCAAGAAGCCGTCTAGTGAAGTACCCACTGCTGCTTAGAGAGATTCTGCGACACACGCCAAACGATCATCCAGACCAACAGCACATCGAAGAAGCT attAATATTGTCCAAGGAATAGTGGCAGAAATCAACAAAAAGACGGGTGAATCTGAATGCCAGTATTACAAAGAGAGGCTAATCTATCTCGATGAAGGCCAAAAGGACTCCTTGATAGATGATTCACGTGTCGTGTGCTGTCATGGTGAACTAAAGAACAACCGGGGAGCG AAATTGCATGTGTTTCTCTTCCAAGAAGTACTGGTAATTACTCGAGCTGTTACACAGAATGAACAACTCTGTTACCAATTGTATCGGCAACCCATCCCTGTGAAGGATCTTGTGCTAGAAGACTTGCAAGATGGAGAGGTGCGATTAGGTGGATCCATACGTGGTGCATTTAGCAACAATGAGAGAA TTAAAAACTTCTTTAGAGTCAGCTTCAGAAAGGGATCTCAAAGCCAGTCTCACTCACTGCAAGCAAATGACACCTTCAACAAACAGCAGTGGCTCAACTGTATCCGTCAAGCCAAAGAATCAGTCTCTTGCGCATCAAGCGAAGTCCGGACACTTGATTCCGAAGACCCCTTACTAACATCATCGAGTACATCATCAAGTAGGAATAGAATACCCCGGCAGGAATCTAAGCTTGAGCAAATGGACCAATCAGACAGTGGGTCTGACTGTAGTATGGACATCAGTGAAATCAGCATTGACTGTGACCACATGGAGCAGACATACCCTTGGCAGACTGACAAAGAGATAGAAAGCAATGTCTGA
- the ARHGEF3 gene encoding rho guanine nucleotide exchange factor 3 isoform X4 — MQGADEEEPPSARPKQQQQNNFSLFTSTKGWNFRGKKRKQSAQSEDVISVCSFDSSEPSNKRVRPLSRVTSLASLIPPVRATPLKRFGQTLQRSISFRSDSRPDLLASRPWTRNVPPASTKRRDSKLWSETFDVCVNQMLTSKEIKRQEAIFELSQGEEDLIEDLKLAKKAYHDPMLKLSIMSEQELNQIFGTLDSLIPLHEDLLRRLKEIRKPDGSTDCVGHILVGWLPCLNSYDSYCSNQVAAKTLLDQKKQDHRVQDFLQRCLESPFSRKLDLWNFLDIPRSRLVKYPLLLREILRHTPNDHPDQQHIEEAINIVQGIVAEINKKTGESECQYYKERLIYLDEGQKDSLIDDSRVVCCHGELKNNRGAKLHVFLFQEVLVITRAVTQNEQLCYQLYRQPIPVKDLVLEDLQDGEVRLGGSIRGAFSNNERIKNFFRVSFRKGSQSQSHSLQANDTFNKQQWLNCIRQAKESVSCASSEVRTLDSEDPLLTSSSTSSSRNRIPRQESKLEQMDQSDSGSDCSMDISEISIDCDHMEQTYPWQTDKEIESNV, encoded by the exons GAGCCCAGTAATAAGCGGGTCAGGCCTCTTTCTAGAGTGACATCACTAGCAAGTTTAATTCCTCCTGTTCGAGCAACTCCTTTGAAACGATTCGGTCAGACGCTTCAG cGTTCCATAAGTTTTCGCAGTGACAGTCGGCCAGATCTGCTTGCCTCAAGACCCTGGACTAGAAATGTACCCCCTGCTAGCACCAAGCGAAGAGACAGTAAACTTTGGAGTGAGACCTTTGATGTTTGTGTCAATCAAATGCTGACATCCAAAGAAATCAAGCGGCAAGAG GCAATTTTTGAACTTTCACAAGGAGAAGAAGACTTGATAGAAGACCTGAAGTTAGCAAAGAAG GCTTACCATGACCCAATGCTTAAACTTTCCATAATGTCAGAGCAAGAATTAAACCAAATATTTGGGACACTGGACTCTTTAATTCCTTTACATGAAG ATCTTCTTAGACGGCTAAAAGAAATTAGGAAGCCTGATGGATCTACAGACTGTGTTGGTCACATCCTTGTGGGCTGG tTGCCTTGTCTAAATTCCTATGATAGCTACTGTAGCAACCAGGTAGCTGCCAAAACTTTGCTGGACCAGAAGAAGCAGGATCATCGGGTTCAAGACTTCTTACAGCGTTGTCTAGAGTCACCTTTCAGCCGTAAACTGGACCTGTGGAATTTCCTTGATATCCCAAGAAGCCGTCTAGTGAAGTACCCACTGCTGCTTAGAGAGATTCTGCGACACACGCCAAACGATCATCCAGACCAACAGCACATCGAAGAAGCT attAATATTGTCCAAGGAATAGTGGCAGAAATCAACAAAAAGACGGGTGAATCTGAATGCCAGTATTACAAAGAGAGGCTAATCTATCTCGATGAAGGCCAAAAGGACTCCTTGATAGATGATTCACGTGTCGTGTGCTGTCATGGTGAACTAAAGAACAACCGGGGAGCG AAATTGCATGTGTTTCTCTTCCAAGAAGTACTGGTAATTACTCGAGCTGTTACACAGAATGAACAACTCTGTTACCAATTGTATCGGCAACCCATCCCTGTGAAGGATCTTGTGCTAGAAGACTTGCAAGATGGAGAGGTGCGATTAGGTGGATCCATACGTGGTGCATTTAGCAACAATGAGAGAA TTAAAAACTTCTTTAGAGTCAGCTTCAGAAAGGGATCTCAAAGCCAGTCTCACTCACTGCAAGCAAATGACACCTTCAACAAACAGCAGTGGCTCAACTGTATCCGTCAAGCCAAAGAATCAGTCTCTTGCGCATCAAGCGAAGTCCGGACACTTGATTCCGAAGACCCCTTACTAACATCATCGAGTACATCATCAAGTAGGAATAGAATACCCCGGCAGGAATCTAAGCTTGAGCAAATGGACCAATCAGACAGTGGGTCTGACTGTAGTATGGACATCAGTGAAATCAGCATTGACTGTGACCACATGGAGCAGACATACCCTTGGCAGACTGACAAAGAGATAGAAAGCAATGTCTGA
- the ARHGEF3 gene encoding rho guanine nucleotide exchange factor 3 isoform X6 has product MGWCCFFVHHQKKRKQSAQSEDVISVCSFDSSEPSNKRVRPLSRVTSLASLIPPVRATPLKRFGQTLQRSISFRSDSRPDLLASRPWTRNVPPASTKRRDSKLWSETFDVCVNQMLTSKEIKRQEAIFELSQGEEDLIEDLKLAKKAYHDPMLKLSIMSEQELNQIFGTLDSLIPLHEDLLRRLKEIRKPDGSTDCVGHILVGWLPCLNSYDSYCSNQVAAKTLLDQKKQDHRVQDFLQRCLESPFSRKLDLWNFLDIPRSRLVKYPLLLREILRHTPNDHPDQQHIEEAINIVQGIVAEINKKTGESECQYYKERLIYLDEGQKDSLIDDSRVVCCHGELKNNRGAKLHVFLFQEVLVITRAVTQNEQLCYQLYRQPIPVKDLVLEDLQDGEVRLGGSIRGAFSNNERIKNFFRVSFRKGSQSQSHSLQANDTFNKQQWLNCIRQAKESVSCASSEVRTLDSEDPLLTSSSTSSSRNRIPRQESKLEQMDQSDSGSDCSMDISEISIDCDHMEQTYPWQTDKEIESNV; this is encoded by the exons GAGCCCAGTAATAAGCGGGTCAGGCCTCTTTCTAGAGTGACATCACTAGCAAGTTTAATTCCTCCTGTTCGAGCAACTCCTTTGAAACGATTCGGTCAGACGCTTCAG cGTTCCATAAGTTTTCGCAGTGACAGTCGGCCAGATCTGCTTGCCTCAAGACCCTGGACTAGAAATGTACCCCCTGCTAGCACCAAGCGAAGAGACAGTAAACTTTGGAGTGAGACCTTTGATGTTTGTGTCAATCAAATGCTGACATCCAAAGAAATCAAGCGGCAAGAG GCAATTTTTGAACTTTCACAAGGAGAAGAAGACTTGATAGAAGACCTGAAGTTAGCAAAGAAG GCTTACCATGACCCAATGCTTAAACTTTCCATAATGTCAGAGCAAGAATTAAACCAAATATTTGGGACACTGGACTCTTTAATTCCTTTACATGAAG ATCTTCTTAGACGGCTAAAAGAAATTAGGAAGCCTGATGGATCTACAGACTGTGTTGGTCACATCCTTGTGGGCTGG tTGCCTTGTCTAAATTCCTATGATAGCTACTGTAGCAACCAGGTAGCTGCCAAAACTTTGCTGGACCAGAAGAAGCAGGATCATCGGGTTCAAGACTTCTTACAGCGTTGTCTAGAGTCACCTTTCAGCCGTAAACTGGACCTGTGGAATTTCCTTGATATCCCAAGAAGCCGTCTAGTGAAGTACCCACTGCTGCTTAGAGAGATTCTGCGACACACGCCAAACGATCATCCAGACCAACAGCACATCGAAGAAGCT attAATATTGTCCAAGGAATAGTGGCAGAAATCAACAAAAAGACGGGTGAATCTGAATGCCAGTATTACAAAGAGAGGCTAATCTATCTCGATGAAGGCCAAAAGGACTCCTTGATAGATGATTCACGTGTCGTGTGCTGTCATGGTGAACTAAAGAACAACCGGGGAGCG AAATTGCATGTGTTTCTCTTCCAAGAAGTACTGGTAATTACTCGAGCTGTTACACAGAATGAACAACTCTGTTACCAATTGTATCGGCAACCCATCCCTGTGAAGGATCTTGTGCTAGAAGACTTGCAAGATGGAGAGGTGCGATTAGGTGGATCCATACGTGGTGCATTTAGCAACAATGAGAGAA TTAAAAACTTCTTTAGAGTCAGCTTCAGAAAGGGATCTCAAAGCCAGTCTCACTCACTGCAAGCAAATGACACCTTCAACAAACAGCAGTGGCTCAACTGTATCCGTCAAGCCAAAGAATCAGTCTCTTGCGCATCAAGCGAAGTCCGGACACTTGATTCCGAAGACCCCTTACTAACATCATCGAGTACATCATCAAGTAGGAATAGAATACCCCGGCAGGAATCTAAGCTTGAGCAAATGGACCAATCAGACAGTGGGTCTGACTGTAGTATGGACATCAGTGAAATCAGCATTGACTGTGACCACATGGAGCAGACATACCCTTGGCAGACTGACAAAGAGATAGAAAGCAATGTCTGA
- the ARHGEF3 gene encoding rho guanine nucleotide exchange factor 3 isoform X7 yields the protein MKKRKQSAQSEDVISVCSFDSSEPSNKRVRPLSRVTSLASLIPPVRATPLKRFGQTLQRSISFRSDSRPDLLASRPWTRNVPPASTKRRDSKLWSETFDVCVNQMLTSKEIKRQEAIFELSQGEEDLIEDLKLAKKAYHDPMLKLSIMSEQELNQIFGTLDSLIPLHEDLLRRLKEIRKPDGSTDCVGHILVGWLPCLNSYDSYCSNQVAAKTLLDQKKQDHRVQDFLQRCLESPFSRKLDLWNFLDIPRSRLVKYPLLLREILRHTPNDHPDQQHIEEAINIVQGIVAEINKKTGESECQYYKERLIYLDEGQKDSLIDDSRVVCCHGELKNNRGAKLHVFLFQEVLVITRAVTQNEQLCYQLYRQPIPVKDLVLEDLQDGEVRLGGSIRGAFSNNERIKNFFRVSFRKGSQSQSHSLQANDTFNKQQWLNCIRQAKESVSCASSEVRTLDSEDPLLTSSSTSSSRNRIPRQESKLEQMDQSDSGSDCSMDISEISIDCDHMEQTYPWQTDKEIESNV from the exons GAGCCCAGTAATAAGCGGGTCAGGCCTCTTTCTAGAGTGACATCACTAGCAAGTTTAATTCCTCCTGTTCGAGCAACTCCTTTGAAACGATTCGGTCAGACGCTTCAG cGTTCCATAAGTTTTCGCAGTGACAGTCGGCCAGATCTGCTTGCCTCAAGACCCTGGACTAGAAATGTACCCCCTGCTAGCACCAAGCGAAGAGACAGTAAACTTTGGAGTGAGACCTTTGATGTTTGTGTCAATCAAATGCTGACATCCAAAGAAATCAAGCGGCAAGAG GCAATTTTTGAACTTTCACAAGGAGAAGAAGACTTGATAGAAGACCTGAAGTTAGCAAAGAAG GCTTACCATGACCCAATGCTTAAACTTTCCATAATGTCAGAGCAAGAATTAAACCAAATATTTGGGACACTGGACTCTTTAATTCCTTTACATGAAG ATCTTCTTAGACGGCTAAAAGAAATTAGGAAGCCTGATGGATCTACAGACTGTGTTGGTCACATCCTTGTGGGCTGG tTGCCTTGTCTAAATTCCTATGATAGCTACTGTAGCAACCAGGTAGCTGCCAAAACTTTGCTGGACCAGAAGAAGCAGGATCATCGGGTTCAAGACTTCTTACAGCGTTGTCTAGAGTCACCTTTCAGCCGTAAACTGGACCTGTGGAATTTCCTTGATATCCCAAGAAGCCGTCTAGTGAAGTACCCACTGCTGCTTAGAGAGATTCTGCGACACACGCCAAACGATCATCCAGACCAACAGCACATCGAAGAAGCT attAATATTGTCCAAGGAATAGTGGCAGAAATCAACAAAAAGACGGGTGAATCTGAATGCCAGTATTACAAAGAGAGGCTAATCTATCTCGATGAAGGCCAAAAGGACTCCTTGATAGATGATTCACGTGTCGTGTGCTGTCATGGTGAACTAAAGAACAACCGGGGAGCG AAATTGCATGTGTTTCTCTTCCAAGAAGTACTGGTAATTACTCGAGCTGTTACACAGAATGAACAACTCTGTTACCAATTGTATCGGCAACCCATCCCTGTGAAGGATCTTGTGCTAGAAGACTTGCAAGATGGAGAGGTGCGATTAGGTGGATCCATACGTGGTGCATTTAGCAACAATGAGAGAA TTAAAAACTTCTTTAGAGTCAGCTTCAGAAAGGGATCTCAAAGCCAGTCTCACTCACTGCAAGCAAATGACACCTTCAACAAACAGCAGTGGCTCAACTGTATCCGTCAAGCCAAAGAATCAGTCTCTTGCGCATCAAGCGAAGTCCGGACACTTGATTCCGAAGACCCCTTACTAACATCATCGAGTACATCATCAAGTAGGAATAGAATACCCCGGCAGGAATCTAAGCTTGAGCAAATGGACCAATCAGACAGTGGGTCTGACTGTAGTATGGACATCAGTGAAATCAGCATTGACTGTGACCACATGGAGCAGACATACCCTTGGCAGACTGACAAAGAGATAGAAAGCAATGTCTGA